In Brevibacillus brevis NBRC 100599, a single genomic region encodes these proteins:
- a CDS encoding CAP domain-containing protein — protein sequence MKRFGSVTIAMTLGLGLALTGFASSASAASNCPLKNGQFQFNVGQNMGQFQKAPNAQQFLNFFQKQGFVPGQPQAVQLMQPVKQGQATPVQQPCPYQPGSFQQAPVQQAPVQQAPVQTAPAQPTNNVTEPAAPVNQADQAKTGDFAKQVADLVNQERAKAGLKPVQMDATLSKVALAKAQDMSANNYFDHNSPTYGSPFDMMKQYGIQYSTAGENIAMGQQSPQEVMQQWMNSEGHRQNIMNPDFTKIGVGFTNGYWVQEFIG from the coding sequence GCTTGGCTTTGACAGGGTTTGCTTCTTCTGCTTCCGCAGCATCTAACTGCCCATTGAAGAACGGACAATTCCAATTCAATGTGGGTCAAAATATGGGACAATTCCAAAAAGCACCAAATGCTCAACAGTTCCTTAACTTTTTCCAAAAGCAAGGCTTTGTTCCTGGCCAGCCACAAGCAGTACAGCTGATGCAACCTGTTAAGCAAGGACAAGCTACACCTGTACAACAACCATGCCCGTATCAACCAGGATCTTTCCAACAAGCACCCGTACAACAAGCGCCAGTACAACAAGCGCCAGTACAAACAGCACCAGCACAACCTACCAATAATGTCACTGAGCCTGCCGCTCCAGTAAATCAAGCGGATCAAGCTAAGACGGGTGATTTTGCGAAACAAGTCGCGGATTTGGTAAACCAAGAACGTGCAAAAGCAGGTCTCAAGCCTGTTCAAATGGATGCAACACTGTCCAAAGTAGCTTTGGCTAAAGCACAAGATATGTCTGCTAACAACTATTTTGACCACAACAGCCCAACGTACGGTTCCCCATTTGACATGATGAAGCAGTATGGCATTCAATACTCGACTGCAGGTGAGAATATCGCCATGGGTCAACAGAGTCCACAAGAAGTCATGCAACAATGGATGAACAGTGAAGGCCACCGCCAAAACATTATGAACCCTGACTTCACAAAAATTGGTGTAGGCTTCACAAATGGCTACTGGGTACAAGAATTTATCGGGTAA
- a CDS encoding homoserine dehydrogenase, with protein sequence MKRWNIMVTGFGTVGQQVARLLEQRRERYRELYEADVRLVGIVRSSSGLYDENGIDSGKWANYAHTKQAGNASWNALEFIKSVQADVLIEAGPSEKEGGPGLTYIRYALENAMHAIAISKGALVVDYAGLAALAKKHGTALKISGATAAALPTIDLLQYNLAGCEVKRVEGIFTGTTNFVLTKMMEEGLTCTEAVELAQKMGIAEPDPSYDIDGWDTASKLTILANAAFGGQVNLTDIERASIREITLLQIETWKKHAKIPKLIGTIQKEANGTVSVAVELCAVDFTHPFASVSGTTKAIRVETDVMGDLLVVGGKSDPVAAAAAALKDLEHIISR encoded by the coding sequence ATGAAACGTTGGAATATTATGGTGACAGGCTTCGGAACAGTAGGACAGCAGGTAGCCAGACTGCTGGAACAGCGACGGGAGCGGTACCGCGAGCTATATGAAGCAGATGTCAGACTCGTGGGAATCGTTCGTTCATCCTCCGGCCTCTATGATGAGAACGGAATCGATTCAGGGAAATGGGCAAACTATGCTCATACAAAACAAGCAGGGAACGCATCTTGGAACGCGCTGGAATTTATCAAATCAGTTCAAGCAGACGTACTCATCGAGGCAGGTCCATCTGAAAAAGAGGGGGGACCTGGTCTGACTTATATTCGGTATGCATTGGAGAATGCCATGCATGCGATCGCGATTTCAAAAGGTGCGCTTGTTGTTGATTATGCTGGTTTGGCCGCTCTTGCCAAAAAACATGGTACCGCGTTGAAAATTAGTGGGGCAACAGCAGCAGCTCTGCCGACGATCGATCTTTTGCAGTATAACTTGGCAGGCTGTGAAGTAAAACGAGTCGAAGGTATTTTTACGGGAACGACGAACTTCGTGCTCACAAAAATGATGGAAGAGGGGCTCACCTGTACAGAAGCAGTCGAGCTCGCTCAGAAGATGGGGATTGCCGAACCGGATCCCTCCTACGATATCGATGGTTGGGATACAGCTTCGAAGCTCACGATCCTGGCAAACGCTGCTTTTGGCGGGCAAGTAAATCTAACCGATATCGAACGCGCAAGTATTCGCGAAATAACCTTGTTACAAATCGAGACGTGGAAAAAGCATGCGAAGATTCCCAAGCTGATCGGAACGATCCAAAAGGAAGCGAATGGTACGGTTTCTGTAGCAGTTGAGCTGTGTGCGGTAGATTTTACCCATCCGTTTGCATCCGTATCAGGTACGACAAAAGCCATCCGGGTAGAAACAGATGTTATGGGGGATTTATTGGTCGTTGGAGGAAAATCAGATCCTGTCGCGGCAGCAGCGGCTGCCTTAAAAGACCTTGAACATATTATTAGCAGATAG
- the def gene encoding peptide deformylase, giving the protein MAERMIVRLGDPILRETSKRVQSITPQVEKILDDMVQTIYAAKGRAGLSAIQIGIPKRLVVMDCGSGLIELINPVLMEKSGEQVGQEACLSIPGVFGIVRRANYVKVQTLNRQGETKTIEAEDFLARCIQHEMDHLEGILFIDHTEELYSAKTGKKLNRKDLHRIQDKNRKKWWK; this is encoded by the coding sequence ATGGCTGAACGTATGATCGTTCGCCTGGGGGACCCTATCTTGCGTGAAACTTCAAAAAGAGTACAATCCATTACTCCGCAGGTTGAAAAGATATTGGATGATATGGTCCAAACCATTTATGCTGCGAAAGGTCGAGCAGGCTTGTCTGCGATCCAGATTGGTATCCCAAAGCGTTTGGTTGTCATGGATTGCGGCAGCGGCTTGATTGAACTAATCAATCCGGTGTTGATGGAAAAATCAGGTGAGCAGGTAGGGCAGGAAGCTTGTCTTTCGATACCAGGTGTTTTCGGAATTGTACGTCGGGCGAATTATGTCAAAGTCCAGACGCTGAACCGCCAAGGAGAAACAAAGACAATCGAAGCCGAAGATTTCCTTGCTCGGTGTATTCAGCACGAGATGGACCATTTGGAAGGAATATTGTTTATTGATCATACGGAAGAGCTCTACTCGGCAAAAACAGGAAAGAAATTGAATCGCAAGGATTTGCACAGGATACAAGATAAAAATAGAAAAAAATGGTGGAAATAA
- a CDS encoding aminotransferase class I/II-fold pyridoxal phosphate-dependent enzyme, whose product MHSLASTLNETIQRENPHVYEMLSDIAKLIYFPKEGILSQSAEAKAKAKKYNATIGIALENGQPMHLKVIQDNLSAYQPKDIYEYAPPAGKPELRAAWRKKMIEEQPSLANHTFSNPIVTNALTHGLSIVSDLFADSGDSVIIPDKNWENYELTFSIRRGAEMVYYPLYNDEMKFNAAALRDAILAQKDKGKAIVVLNFPNNPTGYTPGPEEGKQIIAALKEGAEAGINIVAVTDDAYFGLFFEDSMHESLFAGLCDVHPRILPVKVDGATKEDYVWGFRVGFITYASPSSDLLSALEQKTMGIIRATLSSGSHPSQTFVLQAITAPEYKAQKQEKFDIMKGRANRTKEVLDSSKYDDVWTYYPFNSGYFMCLKLKTVEAETLRQHLLEQYGVGTIALGQTDLRIAFSCIEEENIADLFELVYSGVKDLENALTK is encoded by the coding sequence ATGCATTCATTGGCATCAACGCTGAACGAAACCATCCAACGAGAAAACCCGCACGTGTATGAAATGCTGTCCGATATCGCCAAGCTGATCTATTTCCCAAAAGAGGGGATTCTCAGCCAATCGGCAGAAGCGAAAGCAAAAGCGAAAAAGTACAACGCAACCATCGGGATTGCACTGGAAAACGGTCAACCGATGCACCTTAAGGTCATCCAAGATAACCTGTCTGCTTACCAGCCAAAAGACATTTACGAATATGCGCCCCCAGCTGGAAAGCCTGAGCTGCGTGCTGCATGGCGTAAAAAAATGATCGAGGAACAGCCTTCACTGGCTAATCATACGTTCAGTAATCCTATCGTTACAAACGCTTTGACGCATGGCCTGAGCATCGTGTCGGATTTGTTCGCTGACAGCGGCGACAGTGTCATCATCCCGGACAAAAACTGGGAAAACTACGAGCTTACTTTTTCGATCCGCCGTGGTGCGGAAATGGTCTATTACCCATTATATAACGACGAGATGAAATTTAATGCTGCTGCTTTGCGTGATGCCATTCTCGCACAAAAAGACAAAGGCAAAGCCATCGTCGTACTCAACTTTCCGAATAACCCAACAGGCTATACACCAGGTCCAGAGGAAGGAAAACAAATCATCGCTGCGCTCAAAGAAGGCGCAGAGGCTGGAATCAACATTGTTGCGGTGACAGATGACGCGTACTTCGGCTTGTTCTTCGAGGATTCGATGCACGAATCTCTCTTCGCGGGCCTGTGCGATGTTCACCCTCGCATTCTGCCTGTAAAAGTAGATGGTGCTACCAAAGAGGATTACGTATGGGGCTTCCGCGTTGGCTTCATTACGTATGCATCCCCGTCCAGCGACTTGCTCAGCGCTTTGGAGCAGAAGACAATGGGAATCATCCGCGCGACTCTTTCCAGCGGATCACATCCTTCCCAAACGTTTGTCCTGCAAGCAATCACCGCACCGGAGTACAAAGCACAGAAGCAGGAGAAATTTGATATCATGAAAGGCCGCGCCAACCGCACCAAGGAAGTTCTCGACAGCAGTAAATACGATGACGTGTGGACGTACTATCCATTCAACTCCGGCTACTTCATGTGCCTCAAGCTAAAGACTGTCGAAGCAGAAACATTGCGCCAGCACTTGCTGGAACAGTATGGCGTGGGTACGATCGCTCTCGGTCAAACCGATTTGCGCATTGCCTTCTCTTGCATTGAAGAAGAAAACATTGCGGACTTGTTCGAATTAGTCTACAGCGGTGTGAAAGATTTGGAAAATGCATTGACCAAATAA
- a CDS encoding DMT family transporter, with protein MLFAYIQLALAMALVGSNISIGKEIVSHVPVFLFSELRFLLAIVILLPLLAMRGEWKTSWSREEGKVLFWQSFFGVFLFSICMLYGVQWTTATAAGIITSTVPACIALFSFWILKEKLQANSLVAIGLSVGGIGFITFTGSGVEQNWVSMLGNLFVFFAVVSEALFTIFAKRLSGKITPFQMTAAINVISFVLFLPFAIWESLRFDWSAVPANVWWLLVYYAVTASVLSFFLWYKGVEKVEASKAGLFTGMMPISAALVAVFFLNEAFTWLHGVGMILVLASIFIGTQQPRRIRTSMESEWK; from the coding sequence ATGCTGTTCGCTTACATACAGTTAGCCTTGGCTATGGCCTTGGTTGGAAGCAACATCTCCATCGGGAAAGAAATTGTTTCCCATGTTCCCGTGTTTTTGTTTTCGGAGCTGCGCTTTTTGCTTGCGATCGTCATCCTATTGCCGTTGCTCGCTATGCGTGGAGAATGGAAAACGTCTTGGAGCCGTGAGGAAGGCAAGGTGCTATTCTGGCAGTCGTTTTTCGGCGTGTTTCTGTTTAGTATTTGCATGCTGTACGGCGTTCAGTGGACGACTGCTACTGCCGCGGGTATCATTACGAGTACAGTACCTGCCTGCATCGCTTTGTTTTCGTTCTGGATTCTCAAAGAAAAATTACAGGCCAACAGCTTAGTGGCAATCGGTCTTTCAGTCGGCGGCATCGGCTTCATTACGTTCACAGGTAGCGGAGTGGAGCAAAACTGGGTAAGTATGCTTGGCAATTTGTTCGTATTTTTTGCAGTCGTCAGCGAAGCGCTTTTCACGATTTTCGCCAAAAGACTGTCTGGGAAAATTACGCCTTTTCAAATGACGGCTGCGATTAATGTCATCAGCTTTGTCTTGTTTCTTCCGTTTGCGATCTGGGAAAGCTTGCGGTTTGATTGGAGTGCCGTACCTGCAAATGTCTGGTGGCTTCTTGTGTACTATGCGGTTACGGCCAGTGTCCTATCCTTCTTTCTCTGGTACAAAGGGGTGGAGAAGGTGGAGGCATCCAAAGCGGGCTTGTTCACCGGAATGATGCCGATAAGTGCTGCTCTCGTGGCTGTCTTTTTCTTGAATGAAGCATTTACTTGGTTGCATGGGGTGGGGATGATCCTGGTGCTTGCCTCCATTTTTATCGGTACACAGCAGCCTCGTCGTATACGTACGTCGATGGAAAGCGAATGGAAATAG
- a CDS encoding acyltransferase produces the protein MARKQRIGELDLIRAFAFLAVVYQHVIGVYIREPGLTEQVSIIYGMLFHLLKFAVPAFIFITGLVLFYNYSEKVNYISFTRKRISEILVPYGIWSAVYLYLMEKPLGEGAAFIWNVSKNFLTGTSSYHLWFVVMIFQFYLLYPFWQRVFELFRRFVTSRFRLVLAIGVTGLIYGGLMWFSARYIPAHGFRFDMNWLDTYFIKYRDRNAFYYFYYFLFGGLVAFTLPAFRAMLKRYWQWIIISVGVLYAVIGYELFRDSGQGKINLNVATSLKPSMFLYTMACLLAVYALCLWMSKKQSKWTHWLGLVGKYSYGAYLIHALILTYLMKLLRELQLFHTGVWGSVVAFVLCSILSFALSYGLGKLPFGSWLVGATEKKTKKVPSSQKEWQNAG, from the coding sequence ATGGCTCGAAAACAACGAATTGGTGAGTTGGATCTGATCCGGGCCTTTGCATTCTTGGCTGTGGTTTATCAGCATGTCATTGGTGTATACATCCGTGAGCCGGGATTGACAGAGCAGGTGTCGATCATCTACGGAATGTTGTTTCATTTGCTAAAATTCGCGGTTCCAGCATTTATTTTCATCACGGGTCTTGTATTGTTTTACAACTACTCCGAAAAAGTGAACTATATTTCCTTCACACGTAAACGGATATCCGAGATTTTGGTTCCGTATGGAATATGGTCGGCGGTTTATCTTTACTTGATGGAGAAGCCCCTGGGTGAGGGAGCAGCGTTCATTTGGAATGTAAGCAAAAACTTCCTGACAGGGACATCCTCGTATCATCTGTGGTTCGTCGTGATGATTTTTCAGTTCTATCTTTTGTATCCATTTTGGCAAAGAGTATTTGAACTTTTCCGCAGATTCGTGACTAGCCGCTTCCGTCTTGTTCTCGCTATTGGTGTCACCGGATTGATCTATGGGGGCCTCATGTGGTTTTCAGCGCGGTACATCCCGGCGCACGGCTTCCGATTCGATATGAATTGGCTTGATACGTATTTCATCAAATACCGCGATCGAAATGCGTTCTATTATTTCTATTACTTTTTGTTCGGTGGCTTGGTCGCCTTCACGTTGCCTGCATTTCGTGCCATGCTGAAAAGATACTGGCAATGGATCATCATTTCGGTTGGTGTCCTGTACGCAGTCATTGGCTATGAGCTTTTCCGCGATTCAGGGCAAGGCAAGATCAATTTAAACGTAGCGACATCCTTGAAGCCGTCCATGTTCCTCTATACGATGGCTTGCCTACTGGCTGTGTACGCGCTCTGCCTATGGATGAGCAAGAAGCAGTCCAAATGGACACATTGGCTGGGACTCGTTGGGAAATATTCGTATGGAGCTTATTTGATTCATGCGCTGATCTTAACGTACTTGATGAAGCTTTTGCGCGAGCTCCAGCTTTTTCACACGGGCGTGTGGGGGAGTGTGGTCGCATTCGTCTTGTGCTCTATTCTTTCTTTTGCCCTATCATATGGGCTGGGAAAACTGCCGTTTGGCTCCTGGCTAGTGGGAGCAACCGAGAAAAAGACAAAAAAGGTTCCGTCCTCTCAAAAAGAATGGCAAAACGCAGGATAA
- a CDS encoding YqjF family protein: MTQTWEHLLFLHWAISPASMKTLIPAGLELDTYEGKAWISIIPFLLSGVRLRRMPSVPFTTTFPEINVRTYVKAKGKTGVYFLSLDTSNPLVIKIAKFWYRLPYYRAQMAFHRQADRIDFTSRRLSGLSQSPSFKGSYQPLSDKFFAKEGTLVHWLTERYTLFCRCNRTKQLMFADVVHEPWQLQETAFHIRENAMTENLSISLTDTPHLALYSRGVQSLIWPIRSLADISSDQGG; the protein is encoded by the coding sequence ATGACACAGACGTGGGAGCATCTTCTTTTTTTACATTGGGCAATTTCCCCGGCGTCTATGAAAACGCTGATTCCAGCAGGGCTTGAGCTCGATACTTACGAGGGCAAGGCATGGATTAGTATTATCCCGTTTTTGCTGAGTGGCGTCCGTCTGCGGCGGATGCCATCCGTACCATTCACGACGACTTTCCCTGAAATTAATGTGCGGACATATGTGAAGGCGAAAGGGAAGACGGGTGTGTATTTTCTTTCGCTGGATACCTCGAATCCCCTCGTGATCAAGATTGCAAAATTTTGGTACCGACTGCCGTATTATCGGGCCCAAATGGCTTTTCATCGCCAAGCGGATCGGATTGATTTCACCTCCCGACGCTTATCTGGTCTATCTCAGTCTCCTTCGTTCAAAGGCAGCTACCAGCCTCTCAGTGACAAATTTTTCGCCAAAGAGGGAACGCTGGTGCATTGGCTGACAGAGCGATACACGCTCTTTTGCAGGTGTAACAGAACGAAGCAATTGATGTTTGCGGATGTAGTACACGAGCCGTGGCAGCTACAGGAGACAGCCTTTCATATTCGTGAAAACGCGATGACCGAAAATCTGTCGATCTCACTCACGGATACTCCGCATCTAGCATTGTATTCACGTGGGGTACAAAGCCTGATTTGGCCGATTCGCAGCCTAGCAGATATATCTTCAGATCAAGGTGGATAG
- a CDS encoding FMN-binding glutamate synthase family protein — translation MAGNWIPFLIGSFVGSMVALIVVGLLLICLFRPLTQWLLAKFMKRLMSDRYPENIFEMVSAMTKVSPRYVLENSLRAATGQAIERPFGSPRKFLNFDSLIFSPAQLAMMPACEDIEVDMQITIGPMAKKPLTLDIPIMAGAMGYGIGVSEDVKIAIAKGTAAVGSLTNTGEGPLLPEERKFAKHLILQYNSGKWAKEPEILRQADAIEIHFGQGATAASASFIPAEYIQGRAAEIMGVQDEEMIVIPSRHPEVQKPEDLKQLVDKLRTITDGVPIGVKICASAILEKDLEIVIQAGVDFISIDGGQAGTKGGPPILEDDFGLPTIYALTRAVRYLEKKGVKERITLLSGGGYNTPGECLKAIALGADGIFMGTALLWAMTHDQVTKAIPWEPPTELITYPGSLKNKFDPDSAAKYLTNFFLSFVDEMEIAILALGKTSLCEVTAADLVSLDEMTSKVTKVPLAYHSSSSS, via the coding sequence ATGGCTGGCAACTGGATTCCGTTTTTGATCGGCTCCTTTGTAGGATCGATGGTAGCACTCATCGTGGTGGGACTGCTTTTGATCTGTCTTTTTCGTCCTCTTACACAGTGGTTACTCGCCAAGTTCATGAAGCGCCTTATGTCAGACCGCTATCCGGAAAATATTTTCGAGATGGTCTCTGCAATGACCAAAGTCAGTCCTCGCTATGTTCTGGAGAACAGCTTGCGAGCAGCTACTGGACAAGCCATCGAACGTCCTTTCGGAAGTCCACGCAAGTTCTTGAACTTCGATAGCTTGATATTTTCTCCTGCCCAGCTGGCTATGATGCCTGCGTGTGAGGATATAGAAGTGGATATGCAAATCACGATTGGACCCATGGCAAAAAAGCCGTTAACCTTGGACATTCCGATCATGGCAGGGGCGATGGGATACGGTATCGGTGTAAGTGAGGATGTGAAAATCGCGATTGCAAAAGGAACGGCCGCCGTGGGGAGTTTGACGAATACGGGGGAAGGTCCGTTACTGCCGGAAGAAAGGAAATTCGCCAAACATCTGATTCTCCAATACAACTCGGGAAAGTGGGCAAAGGAGCCGGAGATTTTGCGACAGGCGGACGCCATCGAAATCCATTTTGGACAGGGGGCGACTGCAGCTTCCGCGAGCTTTATCCCCGCTGAATATATTCAGGGAAGAGCTGCTGAAATCATGGGGGTTCAGGACGAAGAAATGATCGTCATTCCTTCGCGGCATCCGGAAGTACAGAAGCCGGAAGATCTCAAGCAGCTGGTAGACAAGCTGCGTACCATAACAGACGGCGTCCCGATTGGCGTCAAAATCTGCGCCAGTGCCATTCTTGAAAAAGACCTGGAGATTGTCATCCAAGCCGGTGTAGATTTTATCAGTATTGATGGCGGACAAGCGGGGACAAAAGGAGGACCTCCAATTCTGGAGGATGATTTCGGTTTGCCAACGATTTATGCCCTGACCCGCGCCGTGCGCTATTTGGAGAAAAAAGGTGTGAAAGAACGAATTACCTTATTGTCTGGGGGCGGATATAATACCCCGGGTGAGTGTTTGAAAGCGATTGCTTTGGGAGCAGACGGCATCTTTATGGGGACGGCTCTTTTGTGGGCGATGACTCATGATCAGGTGACAAAAGCAATACCATGGGAACCACCGACAGAGCTGATCACCTATCCAGGGAGTTTGAAAAACAAATTCGACCCCGATTCAGCCGCGAAATACTTGACTAACTTTTTTCTTTCGTTTGTGGATGAGATGGAAATTGCCATTCTCGCGCTGGGGAAAACGTCTCTTTGTGAAGTGACCGCTGCGGATCTCGTCTCACTCGATGAGATGACGAGCAAAGTGACGAAAGTACCCCTTGCCTATCATTCATCCTCTTCCAGTTAA
- a CDS encoding DUF418 domain-containing protein, whose amino-acid sequence MKVAPVAEGERIRQLDGIRGFALLGILLVNMPSFLFPIMFLPDAGMVNTHSEIDAWIRLLFNMFVQAKFYTIFSFLFGVGFFLFMHRAESKQLPYRSLFTRRLAVLLIFGMAHLVFLWYGDILHTYALAGFLLLLFYHRQEKTIKRWAWTLLIGMQTLSALILAVPEDLGSMPDQSSLIQKAINTYTNGSIIERLQFRLGYEIPVVLPFEFFVILSVFPLFLFGFLAAKRGVFTRTEEFIPAIRRVWWLALSLSVVLVPMIPLVQFGIVKFPASISVAVQTFVTWSGLSLCAFYITSLLLLYRKESGQRILKHLEPVGRMALSNYLSQTIIVILVVRVGHLYGTSGLALGLVLSLVIFSAQILASRWWLANYQFGPAEWLWRCLTYGKFVPMKRKGGLLSKTSS is encoded by the coding sequence GTGAAAGTAGCACCTGTTGCGGAAGGTGAGCGAATCCGACAGCTAGATGGGATTCGAGGCTTTGCCCTCCTGGGGATCTTGCTAGTGAATATGCCGTCATTTTTGTTTCCCATCATGTTCTTACCAGATGCAGGGATGGTCAATACCCATTCGGAAATAGATGCTTGGATACGGCTTTTGTTTAACATGTTTGTACAAGCGAAGTTTTACACCATCTTTTCGTTTTTGTTTGGGGTAGGCTTTTTTCTGTTTATGCACCGTGCCGAGAGCAAGCAGTTGCCTTATCGGAGTCTATTTACTCGCAGATTAGCCGTTCTGCTGATTTTCGGTATGGCCCATCTCGTTTTCCTCTGGTATGGAGATATTCTTCATACGTACGCCCTAGCTGGTTTTCTCCTGTTGCTGTTTTACCACAGACAAGAAAAGACAATCAAAAGATGGGCGTGGACGCTCTTGATTGGTATGCAGACCCTGTCTGCTCTGATTCTGGCTGTTCCCGAGGACCTGGGTTCTATGCCTGATCAGTCTTCGCTCATTCAAAAGGCAATCAATACGTATACGAATGGGTCGATTATCGAGAGGTTGCAATTCCGGCTTGGTTACGAAATTCCGGTAGTCCTTCCTTTTGAGTTTTTTGTCATCCTATCGGTATTTCCTCTTTTTTTATTCGGATTCTTGGCAGCCAAGCGGGGAGTATTTACGAGGACGGAAGAATTTATTCCAGCCATTCGCCGCGTATGGTGGCTGGCGCTGAGCTTAAGTGTTGTGCTTGTACCGATGATTCCGCTTGTTCAATTTGGCATCGTAAAATTCCCTGCCTCAATCTCGGTCGCCGTTCAGACTTTTGTCACCTGGAGCGGTCTTAGTCTGTGCGCTTTTTACATCACGTCACTGCTGCTTCTTTATCGGAAAGAGAGCGGACAGCGTATACTGAAGCATTTGGAACCGGTTGGCAGAATGGCATTAAGCAACTATTTGAGCCAAACCATCATCGTCATATTGGTTGTACGTGTTGGACATTTGTATGGAACGTCTGGATTGGCGCTCGGATTGGTGTTGAGCTTGGTGATCTTCTCTGCGCAAATCTTGGCTAGTCGCTGGTGGCTCGCCAACTATCAGTTTGGTCCGGCAGAATGGCTTTGGCGTTGTTTGACATACGGCAAATTTGTACCAATGAAACGAAAAGGAGGCCTTCTCTCGAAAACGTCCAGTTAA
- the brnQ gene encoding branched-chain amino acid transport system II carrier protein has translation MITLSKKEMLLVSFMLFSMFFGAGNLIFPPYLGQEAGSFVWLSIAGFVLSAVGLPILGVIAIAKAGSFYQLASRVHPSFALIFPILIYVSIGPALAIPRAGSLAYEMGMAPFLPAQAVDSPWSLFLYTLVFFGIVFWFSLTPSKLIDRFGKILTPTLLTMIALIYVKSLFTPLGPTGVPAGKYATNPVVQGFLDGYLTMDALAALVFGIVIANTLRSKGIEDKKQLSANMIKAGIGAGMLLTFIYVILGLLGSSGASLGRPENGGLLLTAIMRQLFGTSGTLILGVIFTVACLCVSIGLVTSCSQYFHGRFKGLSYRAWAIILCVLSMGVANLGLSEILSVSVPILGAIYPIAIVLILLALLERWIPAHSSVYMTTVAVVTVFGVVDLMNLTFFHQSWNDILGFLPFYKEGAGWIMPAIFAGFVGVLLDFRKRTDRTGTRTTTTPSK, from the coding sequence ATGATAACCTTATCTAAGAAAGAAATGCTGCTGGTCAGTTTTATGCTGTTTTCGATGTTTTTTGGTGCAGGAAACCTTATTTTTCCACCCTATCTGGGTCAAGAGGCTGGTTCCTTTGTTTGGCTGTCGATTGCAGGCTTTGTATTATCTGCTGTTGGTCTTCCCATTCTTGGTGTGATTGCCATCGCAAAGGCAGGGAGCTTTTACCAATTGGCAAGTCGTGTTCATCCAAGCTTTGCTCTTATTTTTCCTATTTTGATTTATGTGTCGATTGGACCCGCACTTGCTATCCCGCGCGCAGGTAGTCTCGCGTACGAGATGGGAATGGCACCATTTTTGCCGGCGCAAGCCGTGGATTCCCCCTGGAGTCTTTTCCTCTATACGCTCGTATTTTTTGGCATTGTCTTTTGGTTCAGTCTGACTCCTTCCAAACTGATTGATCGCTTTGGGAAAATACTGACTCCTACACTGTTGACTATGATTGCATTGATCTACGTTAAGAGCTTATTCACACCACTTGGTCCAACGGGGGTACCAGCAGGAAAATATGCCACCAATCCCGTTGTGCAAGGTTTTCTGGACGGGTATTTAACGATGGATGCTTTGGCTGCACTTGTATTTGGGATCGTGATCGCCAATACACTGCGTAGCAAGGGAATTGAGGACAAAAAGCAACTGTCTGCGAATATGATCAAGGCAGGCATTGGAGCAGGTATGTTGCTGACATTCATCTATGTCATTTTGGGATTGCTTGGTTCATCCGGTGCGTCTTTAGGACGGCCGGAGAATGGCGGACTGCTCCTGACAGCAATCATGAGGCAGCTATTTGGGACAAGCGGTACGCTGATTCTTGGTGTCATCTTCACTGTTGCCTGTCTTTGTGTATCCATTGGACTCGTAACTTCTTGCAGTCAATACTTTCATGGACGATTCAAAGGCTTATCCTACAGAGCATGGGCGATTATTCTCTGTGTTCTGAGCATGGGTGTCGCAAACTTGGGCCTATCGGAGATTTTAAGTGTATCTGTCCCGATCTTGGGGGCCATTTACCCGATTGCTATCGTACTCATTTTGTTGGCGTTGCTTGAGCGCTGGATACCTGCGCATTCGTCTGTGTATATGACGACTGTCGCCGTTGTAACGGTTTTTGGTGTCGTGGACTTGATGAATCTTACGTTTTTTCATCAGAGCTGGAACGATATCTTGGGTTTTCTTCCGTTTTATAAGGAAGGCGCCGGTTGGATCATGCCAGCAATATTTGCAGGCTTTGTCGGAGTTTTGCTCGATTTTCGGAAAAGGACAGACCGCACAGGAACAAGAACAACAACCACCCCATCCAAATAA